A segment of the Lolium perenne isolate Kyuss_39 chromosome 3, Kyuss_2.0, whole genome shotgun sequence genome:
cctttctgaatcatcgacaccgctccatgggagttgggatcaacataaggtggtggtgctggtgctgccgctattctgagctgatgtcgattttcgtccgtaattgcgggaggaggtggcaggtggatctcactcctaggtccctgaggatttcgacttgctgcctgagcattggcttgcccggcgaacctcatcattgcttgaaaatttcggcaatctttCTGTAAATgtcccgactgcctcttcccattattgtcgacatagaaatgcatctgacacgggccgttcatcatatcctcaggggacacgaagggcctttggaacctaggcccattatttggcctgttgtttcgagaatcatctctgttgtcgcctcgttgctcgttgCTTCGTTGATAATTATCTCTATTGCTTTCTCCCACGCTTGCTCGgaacccagccgaaatttggcctggtggatcataactcgagaatcgagaaaatcgtcgtctattttgaaaatttcgactgcggtcctcctccggtgacctgtgccatttattatgcacagcatcctcgccatctgcccatctgttcgctatttccattaatgctgatactgttcttgggttggttcttcccaagtcctcaaCGAAATCTCCTCTTCGAACTCCTGCCACAaacgcgtctattgctctctcatccgatatgttttctgccgagtttttgatgatgttccacctctggatgtacttcctcattgattcatcatgtttttgtcgacatgatctcaattcctcgtgtgtcgcaggctttttgcaggtagaccggaagttcttgacgaatatgtcctcgaagtcagtccagctgtcgatggaacctgaaggaagcttctttatccaagatcttgcagctccactcaagtgcacttgaatactttgcatcgccgttgcccttgttccgcctattaattttactgtctcgagataatctaccagccaatcctcaggatcctgcaatccgtcaaatttcttgaaattatcaggcaacttgaatcctgaaggcacccgggtttttcggaccctccttgtaaaacaTGGTAGCCCACACATGTCCTCCTCGGCTATCTCTGGAGAATGTCGATTCTtccttctatgttgtcgtgctctgtctacccttgcttggatttccgtatcccttgcttcgcctgttcTCTCTGGAACTGCCTCTACGACAACAGGTCGTAGactgttttgccttgctgatccttcgggaggtgaatttacaaatgctgctcccatggctccaactcctgctatagcCATGTTGTATAGTGCCTCTTTTGGATCTCCGGCAGGTGGTTTGGACGCCAGGATaaaagcttgcgtcgccatgtaccctgcttctggtgttttcgggataatgtttccccttgtgtctatcgacataaaggacatgtcgagattttggactAGGTTCTCCCTCTCTGCTTCTGGTATATTGTTTAATCGAGaccttgccctgttgcgagcttctctgtgactgcgccaattgacaaggtatcaacttgtcaatgcctacaagtagtagactagggtttcgttggatgtagagggcaagtagatctcgaaggtttcagccgaaaagtactcgacgaagtaaaaactagggtttgctaaaacaatgattcgatcctttcttcgtccctcgactcccccttatataggaggcggagccgagggattcatgttgtacaaattacagagtccgggaaggtttctaactcatcccgcaagattacaaataacacttcctattacaactctagctttccttaataatatcttgggcttccgaatcttcttattcttcgggtagtgggccttcagtaaaccccgggtactatctttggcaggcccattggggatgcctatgtcagcgcccagggaggtgatcaagctcgaggagagcagcggCGACGACATCTACCGGCCGTCGCCGCTACGCGCCGGCGACGCTGGCCAGGGTACGAGCGgctggtacgaggcgccgccgccccaggacgacgccggctcgagcgacgacaatgacggcggcgactacacgtccttctaccgccatttcggcatgtaggaggatgctttttagtttaaattttagtttgccaatcgccgaattcaaatatatgtatgaattcggcctatttatgtacgaactcgcatctatatgttaaatatcattaaatttcgcttatgtttgaacgaacTCGCCAATTTTGTCCGAATTTGCCGTATTACGTTACATCCATCCTGGGATCGCGGCTGGGAAGCTGGCCCTCCCCACGCCATTTTTttgtccaatccggacgaaaatttcgccggatttgggcgtggggagcgccaacgagtggggatgctctagctCCTTTATTAATAGGTATAGATAGAGCCCGACTAGTTCACAAAACAACACTTGGCGTCATCCTATAATAATTAGTTTTACAGATGAAAATCGCAAGGAACTTTTCATTCAGATAGATGCTATGGAAACGTGAAAGAGTAAACCATTCTTGAGTTGAGACAAACAATGATACTAAGAGATGTAGTAGCACTTTTTAGCATTGGAGATGAAGAAGATTTTGATTGTTGATTCAAACCTTCTAGTTTGCTTGCAAAGTAATAATCAACTGATCAATATTAGCAGCCATGCATTGCCTTAAAAAAGATGCATTAGAAATCATTTTTTAGAATACTCGCGAAAGAAAAACACAAATAGTTAAATGTGTTCATTGTCTAGTTAAACCTGCTGGATAAGATATAATATTGACACTACAGATTTGTCGGGGGCGGGTTACTAAAATGTCAAGGATGCAAACGATTATGCCTCTTTCTCTTTCAGACTACGATGATACATGATCACAAGGAGTTATTCAGATTTCGAAGAATCAAGATGATTCTCTCCTTCTTGTTAAAAGCAGAAATATGAAACTCATGAGATATTTAATTGCAAGCCGTAGACACTGGAAAAAACAAGGCCAAACACAGGTGACTTTTCCCAAACCTAAAAATATATTCCATGTATCTTTTTGCGGGGGAAATATATTCCATATATAAAGTTGAAGGACAAAATAACCAACAGACAAACTGGCCAGCAAAAGAACATGTATTCCTGATGAAAAGGAAAACAGTAAAATGAGTAAGGGCATTATTTAGTGTAAATAGGGTATCTACAAAAAAATATTGGGGAATCCTTAACATACAGTGAAGTATGGGACAGTGGGGTGGCACTTATATCTTTTTAAACACTGAGGTAATACCTATATAGCATTTTTTTTTGTATAACCTGTATGGTAGGTACAGTGACAAACAGTACTTTTGACAGATAATTTTTTTTTCACTCATACTGATACTGATATATTAAATTGCTTTAAAAATATCaagcagaactttctaaacttgTAAAGTAGACAATAGCACCACATAAAACAAAATGCTGATTTGAAAATATCACATGTTATAAATTTACGAAACTGCATACATCAACAAAGTTCTCACAATAATCACTTTCAGTTACTAAACTTTAGGAGTATCACTCCCTTCTCCTCCCCCCTTTTGACATTTCATTGCGTTTCCGAGTTTGGGCTTTTTAAGTTTTGCTAATTTTAGGATTGTTTAAAATATATATCAAAATAAAAACACTGGTTCAAACAAATTGTTATTTTCACAACTATTTCGACATACACACCCCTTATAAATTTAGGCTTACACAAATAAAGTCGTGGACTAATAATGGATGTGTGAGAGAGTGTGGGGGTGTTAGAGATCATGtccgaatctcaaagcaaatCAGAAAAATCCGTCGGTGCATAGATAGCATTTCTGAAGTAGCACAGTTTTCTACCAAGGTGAACATATCCTGTAGCTGCTGCTTAAGTAAATTGGTTAGCTACCAAGGCGACGAAGGACATGCGTTTTTGCACCCTGATTTTTGAAATGCATTTTAAACACATTTTAAATTGTTAAAAAAATCTGGCAAAAATTGCCACATGTACATCTTAATGTTCTATGTGCTcgtaaagtcgtttcataaaagatGATATCTTTTGTGTCAtatataaaaaagataaaatttggtGCTAAAACAACTTTTTGTGAGATATTTCTTTATCTGTTTTACAGAGTCACAAAATAAATCGATGTTCCGTGAAACTTGGCATGCGTGAATGTCGATATGCGCGCGCCAAATTTTTGTTTGATATTTTTTGACACTTTAAAATATTTTTTTCAGTGCTAAGAGCATATACACATGGTATCAAAAATGTATTTTCGGGCGAATATGGTCTATTATGTGTGGATAAAGACAACATGTTGTGTTCGTGAGTTTATCCACGAGATTACAGTTATAATTCGCGCACTAATGGGATCATAGATGAATACCGGTAAACTTGGTTCCAGCCTCTTGTTGTTTCACTGCCAAGTACCGTTTTCGGTACTTCCTCAACACTATTCTTGCAAACTACGATGTCACCATCTTTACATAATGATTTGGAATCATGTTTAAACAGGTCGTTGCACCAACATGATGAACAAATCTCTCTTCTTGGTTGGTGAAATTGGGGGCAATGATTACAACCTTCCTTTTTTTACTGAGGTGTCCTTTGAGAAGATTCGCACCTTCACCCCAAGTGTTGTTGCCAAAATTTCTTCTACTATCAAGGTGAGTTATGCGCTACCGTTGCTGGTTTCTATTGAGCCCCAATTCCAGAAAAAGTGCAAGAGTACATAGTTAATTATGTAAATGAATTGAGTTTGCAGAAATTGATTTATCTGGGTGCCAAAACGTTGCTAGTTCCTGGCAACCTTCCAATTGGCTGCGTCCCAGCCTACCTCATGAAATTCAAGAGTGACAATGAAGAAGATTATGAGCGAGAGACTGGTTGTATCCGCTGGATGAACGAGTTCTCGCAATATCACAACGAACTTCTAGTGGATGAGTTGGAAAAGTTGCGGAAGCTTCATCCAGGTGTGGCGATCATCTATGCTGATTACTATGGAGCTGCTATGGAGGTTTTTGTTTCTCCCGAGAAATTTGGTGAGTTAAAGCCTTCTACTATCTACTATGAAATCACCTGGTAGGATCCCAGGTGACTTCCCAAATCAGAATTTTCTGTATTTTGACAAACAAGTTATTATTTTCGTTtttgaagaaaaagaagaaaacaaGGACTTCCAACCATCGGTCTCAAAAGACAATTATTTACTCTTGCTAAGAAAACTCGAGGGGTTTCTGTAGATAAATTAAGTTCTAATCTTGTCCAATTAGTTATTGCTTATACAAATTCACTTTCTTTCGTGTATAAGGCGATATCATTTTTTAATAGTTGCTAATTCCCTCTCCACGTTGTTATAATTGTCGTTCAGGTATCGAGCATCCTTTCGTGGCTTGCTGTGCTGGAGTGTCCACAGCCTCCAGCTGCGGTTACGGAGAGTACACGGTTTGTGATGATCCACAGAAGTACGGATCATGGGATGGCTTTCATCCATCGGAAGTTGTATACGAAGCAATTGCGAATGGCCTGCTAAGAGGTCCATACACCCAGCCTACGATTGCCGCCACCACCAATTCATGTCCCGACCTTGTATCTTCTGTTGAATACAAGGTCCTTTCGGACATGTAACTATAGTAGACTATTATGCATTCTGAAAATTTGCCTTATTTTTTTCCGAGGTTGATGGGAAAAAATCCTCACCGCGTGTTATATTTCACGAAAGTAGCTGGACACGCACATATTCTTATAAACAAATTGGAGGAAATACAGGGAAAGAAGAAGTCAAATAAAATACCAAAAAAGACAAACTAGAAACAAGGGAACACAAAGGGAAGGGGGAGATTCGCATCCGAAGCCAACCGAAACCCCTCACGAGGCTAGCACCTCAAAGCACAATCAGTTCGACTTGACAGGGCGAGCGAAGGGCAACGACGAAGACCTGCAGAACCGAGACTAGGCACAGTCGAAAGGCGTCGGATAGCCAAGACTGGGGCGACGACACCGGTGTGTCGAACCCGTGGTCGAAGGTGGATGCAGAATCGAGTCACGCCACAAGCACGAACCAGACAAAGTCACAACCAGGCGCCACCTTGAGAACCTCAACTCAGCCGCTAGACGAGAATCTCCGGAGAGAACCACACCGCATACAGGCATACCAAGGGGACAAATATGGAAAACAAGGGGAATATGTGATAGTTCGAGGATTATGTGTGTTCATGAATCTTAATGCTTTGTTCCGGTCTATTCAAAAGGGTAGGCCTTAATTGCTTGTAGTTCCAAGTTAGCCCCGGTAAAATGAGcaagtaggacaaaagatgttatgcaaattcTCTTAGTTAGTATGCATAACTATACTGGATCACACACCTACACACAACTGAGTTAGGGATGAATGGTATGTTAGTTGGATTACATTATATAATAAATATCATCTATATATTACCCCATTGCCGCCTCATGCCCACGCTTTTAGCCACTGAAAGTTACGTGCTACTTTTTCCAGGGAAAACTAGAAATCAGCTGCTTTTATTTACTGTTTGCTTCTACTGCTTTGAATCAACCGCTATAAAATCACCACTTGGTTTGTGAGTTTATTGATATACATGTGTGGTTGAGAGTGATATCTCAATTGCTAAAGTCTTACTAGCAATTGTGTTCTCTTTGGGTCGAACTATaaatttgggtaatacttccaTCGAACATTtcagtgatcccctatacttgtgggtgtcACCCCCCACTTGGGCGTTGACGCTACTTCAAGTCAAAAATTACCAAAGCAAAATTCCTCATCGCCACCAGTAATTGACCTACCATTACTAGACCTTAGAACTCGGCGTCCATGCCATTCTTCGcgactgacttcaccatggaaccAAGAACATGTCCCATGAAAGCATGCCGAGCTTTGCGTCGGTCCCTCCCGAACCAAATGGCCAGGAAAAAAACATGATTACACACGACCGAATCCCATCCGATCCAGCAATCTCCAGGTATAAAGCGCCCGAGGGAGTTCGCCAGCAGAGCCTTCCGAAACTCGACAcccgtgatgggattcgtagcattaaacaaaaaatttcctaccgcaagaacgaaacacaagccaagatctaatctagaagacggtagcaacgaggggatcacgagactaacccttgaagatttccaaagcctacgagattagatctcgtagttgcagaagatgatcacttgccgctttcaaaagcgcgtagaagatcttgacggtgccacaaacgggcagcacctccgtactcggtctcacgtacggtgttgatgaagatgacgtccttctccccgttctagcgggcagcggaagtagtagatcctcctcggaatcccggcagcacgacggcgtggtggcggtggtggtggagaactccggcagggcttcgcctatgcgctgcgggagtagtatgtggaggaggggcgctagggtttggggagagggaggcttgggcgccggccactaggggggcggccaaggttggaggcttgagtggccggccccctccccttgctcctcattatataggtggaacccccaagagttgtagtccaagtcttcgaataagaccccaacacacaaACTTGgcataaggtgggaaacctacccaaggtgggactcctactcaaggtgggagtcccaccccttccttgaggGGGGTGGCCCGCCACcatgggtggagtccacctgggacttctcccccttagggctggccggccatgctagtggagtccctctgggactccaccttccatagtgatttctttcggacttttctagaaccttccataaatgcaccggatcattttcaaacttataaaatgacttcctatatatgaatcttattctccggaccattccggaactcctcgtgatgtcctggatcccatccgagactccgaacaaaacttcgaactccattccatattccatatctacttaaacgacatcaaaccttaagtgtgtcaccctacggttcgtgaactatgcagacatggttgagacttctctctgaccaataaccaatagcgggatctggagatccataatggctcccacatattcaacgataacttagtgatcgattgaaccatttacatacgataccgattccctttgtcacgtgatattttacttgtccgaggtttgatcatcggtatctttataccttgttcaacctcgtctcctgaaaagtactctttactcgtaccgtggtatgtggtcttttatgaaccattcatatgcttgcaagctaattagatgacattccaccgagagggcccagagtatatctatccgtcatcgggatggacaaatcccactgttgatccatatgcctcaactcatactttctgaatacctaatcccacctttataaccacccatttacgcagtggcgtttgatgtaatcaaagtactcttccggcataagtgatttacatgatctcatggtcgaaaggactaggtaactatgtatcgaaagcttatagcaattgaacttaatgacgtgatcttatgctacgcttaattgggtgtgtccattacatcattcacataatgacataatgtaataacccagaacataggaacaatgaagggtagatttagaaatgggatgtgcatttcatcgcaaaacgggggaaattttcgcgccttactgcaactaaacctaagagggatcgaggttctctctcattttgcacttagggttaggcaatgtgagttagggaaatttcgacatgatctcttttgtaacttgttactttggggaatgtttgcatttgataagtgttaaacaattaactataaacatcacaccatataaacaatgaatttagaattcaaacacaagagataaaattcaaatcactttgaatttcaaagtgaatatcaaataatatttcatcaagaatataaacattgcataatacaaagctcataaaccaaaacttgagctttattgatcatcaacacagaatacatagtctttacaatatttttgatacaagaattgatgtataataataaacagaaatgaaaaaggaaaattacaagattttcctaaactaaaacctagactaaattcttgaaggacatcttctggtcataatcaacttcaaaacctgcaaaacaaatcacaAGTGCTAGATAGGATATTAAGtattagaaattcagtttggacagagtgaaaaacatcacagaaattcagtttggacagtgaacaacATCGTCaccgcacacttgtgcttgtccaaaacccggACAAAGACAGATAGgatcagaccaaacctgagcagccacagagggctcaagtttcaccatagcaaggctgttgctaggcaagcaacagcaaggcaagcaaggggtgagtcataaagtaaatgagctggtgtgtcatggccagggatgaagtagaggccatataaatagcacacaaaccctagaaccatgtcagtcgaccacatttgcaaatcaccaggtaagggtgaagcaagaacaagcacagttcatccagttcataaccaagaacagaaaccaacacaaacaacttagccaccaggaatcatggtgacctgagaagatcaaccagagattggaggtgaagggctgagtacagaaaccccaagtctgcatcaaccaaatatttcacactaggagctggaacaaggtataccaagttcctggacagatccaatggatttgatccatcacatatgcatgaaataagcatgggaatgagcagatgctcatatgggtagatcatcacttggttttcaccaaggattactgccagtcaaaagctactaaaaa
Coding sequences within it:
- the LOC127343136 gene encoding sinapine esterase, with protein sequence MSSTTRITTLALLKDRGHERDRRSRLVSANSQRSPPSLPAPRIYFPVYPEQRSTAEKEGMASSTSMLVVAVALLVLAAAQPARAHPPCFSRLFNFGDSLSDTGNYRFIFPNDTNEPVLPYGETFFNRSTGRFSNGRLILDFIAEALELPFVRPYWSGQSAKDFARGANFAVGGATALSPEFFVENEAPLPNPNTVHLDEEIDWFRDLLKLLCPRSLAGRCTNMMNKSLFLVGEIGGNDYNLPFFTEVSFEKIRTFTPSVVAKISSTIKKLIYLGAKTLLVPGNLPIGCVPAYLMKFKSDNEEDYERETGCIRWMNEFSQYHNELLVDELEKLRKLHPGVAIIYADYYGAAMEVFVSPEKFGIEHPFVACCAGVSTASSCGYGEYTVCDDPQKYGSWDGFHPSEVVYEAIANGLLRGPYTQPTIAATTNSCPDLVSSVEYKVLSDM